From Marivirga harenae, one genomic window encodes:
- a CDS encoding DUF481 domain-containing protein — protein sequence MPKIFFTIALFILSFSAVGQILHFENFAVILDTTKHITGNIVPSFQYQNLKEDLIKFENTADFSILFDHNAFTIANKVELSRFGDETFESGGYFFIEYRRIQDTLPFALEPYFQAHWNEVRGLDRKYAAGANFRWRILYKKSAGIFAGIGPFYEYERWDYRGVPDSEVIPNPANPITNEQIRLGSYISYKQRISDKFLLDLSIYYQDKIENLFNVPRAGSSSRLTYKLTKYLGLTLLYQNTYDPSPVVPIDKLYHNVTFSFSINI from the coding sequence ATGCCTAAAATATTTTTTACAATAGCTCTATTTATTTTGTCTTTTTCTGCAGTAGGTCAAATTCTACATTTTGAGAACTTTGCAGTTATTTTAGACACCACTAAGCATATTACAGGAAATATTGTACCTAGTTTCCAATATCAAAACCTAAAAGAAGACCTGATTAAGTTTGAAAATACTGCTGATTTTTCAATTCTTTTTGATCACAATGCCTTCACAATTGCCAATAAGGTAGAATTATCACGCTTTGGTGATGAGACATTTGAAAGCGGTGGCTATTTTTTTATCGAATATAGAAGAATACAAGACACCCTCCCTTTCGCTTTAGAACCCTATTTTCAGGCTCATTGGAACGAAGTAAGAGGGTTGGACAGGAAGTATGCAGCAGGAGCAAACTTTAGGTGGAGAATACTGTATAAAAAAAGTGCTGGAATTTTCGCTGGAATTGGTCCTTTTTATGAGTACGAAAGATGGGATTACAGAGGTGTTCCTGATTCCGAAGTTATTCCCAACCCAGCAAACCCGATCACCAACGAACAAATAAGATTAGGTAGCTACATTAGCTACAAACAAAGAATTTCGGACAAGTTCCTGTTGGATTTAAGTATCTACTACCAAGATAAAATCGAAAACCTTTTTAATGTACCCAGAGCAGGAAGTAGCTCAAGATTAACTTATAAACTAACCAAATATCTGGGCCTAACCCTGCTATATCAAAATACATATGACCCAAGCCCAGTAGTTCCTATTGATAAATTATATCACAATGTGACTTTTAGTTTCAGTATTAATATTTGA
- a CDS encoding alkaline phosphatase D family protein: MPRFTLSFLISLFTITSVFAQDQTFEFDSKNTLTLAFGSCNRQNLEQPLWQPIIEHSPDLFMFLGDNIYGDTDDMTVLREKYELQKNQIDYKTLREQVPIIGVWDDHDYGKNDAGQEYEFKKESQQLFLDFFDVSQDDPRREREGAYSSYNLKWKSHTIKVILLDARYHRDHLDRVNRVYQKNEKGTILGEAQWAWLEKELSDPTVSLYIIASGIQFIPEDHDYEKWANFPKERQKLIDLIQKKQPKGALLLSGDRHISEISSLQVEDLDYPLIDVTSSGLTHVWENAPQEPNQHRIGKLVNKLNYGLVKIEESESGLRVISEIRGENQDLLQVFGIVY; the protein is encoded by the coding sequence ATGCCAAGATTTACTTTATCATTTTTGATTTCTCTTTTTACCATCACTTCCGTTTTTGCTCAGGATCAAACTTTTGAATTCGACTCCAAAAACACATTGACTTTGGCCTTTGGCTCATGTAATCGACAAAACTTAGAACAACCCTTATGGCAACCTATAATTGAACATAGTCCAGATCTTTTTATGTTTCTGGGGGATAATATTTATGGTGATACAGATGACATGACAGTCTTGCGAGAGAAATATGAGTTGCAGAAAAATCAGATTGATTACAAAACCCTGAGAGAACAAGTGCCGATTATTGGTGTTTGGGATGATCATGATTACGGTAAAAATGACGCTGGACAAGAATATGAGTTTAAGAAAGAGAGCCAACAATTATTTTTAGATTTCTTTGACGTATCTCAAGATGATCCTAGAAGAGAAAGAGAAGGGGCTTACTCTTCCTATAATTTAAAGTGGAAATCACATACCATTAAAGTGATTTTATTGGATGCCCGATATCATAGGGATCATTTGGATCGCGTTAACCGAGTTTATCAAAAGAACGAAAAAGGTACGATTCTAGGTGAGGCTCAGTGGGCTTGGTTGGAAAAGGAATTATCGGATCCGACAGTTTCTCTTTATATAATTGCTAGTGGTATTCAATTCATCCCAGAAGATCATGATTATGAAAAATGGGCCAACTTTCCGAAAGAGAGACAGAAGCTAATTGATTTAATTCAAAAGAAGCAACCAAAAGGCGCATTACTTTTAAGTGGAGATCGACATATTTCCGAAATTTCCAGTTTACAGGTAGAGGATCTAGATTATCCATTGATTGATGTTACTTCTAGTGGCTTAACTCATGTTTGGGAAAATGCACCACAAGAACCCAATCAACACCGAATTGGAAAGTTAGTAAACAAGCTAAATTATGGTTTAGTAAAAATCGAAGAATCTGAAAGCGGCTTAAGGGTTATTTCAGAAATAAGAGGTGAAAACCAAGATTTACTTCAGGTTTTTGGAATAGTTTATTAA
- a CDS encoding cryptochrome/photolyase family protein, with amino-acid sequence MKKTLRLVLGDQLNERHSWFSDVNDKVLYVMMEMRQETDYVTHHIQKVVAFFSAMRSFKISLEEKGHNFLYLKISDSNNKQSLVENINRIIQENNIEHFEYQLPDEYRLDQQLQDLCTELSISSAAVDSEHFLTKRSDIAEFFEGKKQFLMENFYRQMRKEHDILMDGKEPVGGKWNFDQENRNKYKGDVPIPPAYSYKTYVADVLSEIEDSGIKTIGKIDAENFHWPINRKEALQFTRYFCRELLQNFGTYQDAMHTEQKFLFHSRVSFALNSKLISPKELVDKVVEEWEDNQDKINIAQVEGYIRQVIGWREYMRGIYWAKMPDYAEKNFFEHDRKLPDFYWTGETKMKCMEKSIKQSLSDAYAHHIQRLMVTGNFALLNMTNPAEVDKWYLGIYIDAIEWVEITNTRGMSQFADGGIVGSKPYLASANYMHKMSNYCSNCFYDHKKKVGEKACPFNSLYWNFYNTHRDKLKKNQRVSMMYRTWDKKSDQEKHKLLEQADYYLEHVNEL; translated from the coding sequence ATGAAAAAGACTTTAAGATTAGTATTGGGAGATCAACTTAATGAAAGACATTCCTGGTTTTCGGATGTCAATGACAAAGTATTATATGTGATGATGGAAATGCGCCAGGAAACGGATTATGTTACTCATCACATTCAAAAAGTAGTTGCTTTCTTTTCAGCTATGAGAAGTTTTAAGATCTCTTTAGAAGAGAAAGGTCATAATTTTCTCTATTTGAAAATATCTGATAGCAATAATAAACAATCACTAGTAGAAAACATTAATCGAATAATACAGGAAAATAATATAGAACATTTTGAATACCAATTGCCCGATGAATATAGGTTGGACCAACAGTTGCAAGACCTGTGCACGGAACTTTCAATTTCTTCCGCTGCGGTAGATTCGGAACATTTTTTAACGAAAAGAAGTGATATTGCTGAATTTTTTGAAGGTAAAAAACAATTCTTAATGGAGAATTTCTACCGGCAGATGAGAAAAGAGCACGATATTCTCATGGATGGAAAAGAGCCAGTTGGAGGGAAGTGGAATTTTGACCAAGAAAATAGAAATAAATATAAGGGGGATGTTCCAATTCCTCCTGCATACAGCTATAAAACGTATGTTGCTGATGTCCTGTCAGAAATAGAGGATTCGGGAATCAAAACTATAGGTAAGATCGATGCCGAAAATTTTCATTGGCCTATAAATAGGAAGGAGGCTCTCCAATTTACTCGCTATTTTTGCCGTGAACTGTTGCAGAATTTTGGAACTTATCAGGATGCCATGCACACAGAACAGAAATTCTTGTTTCATTCAAGAGTTTCATTTGCCCTTAATTCAAAATTAATTTCACCGAAGGAATTGGTTGATAAAGTCGTTGAAGAATGGGAAGATAATCAGGATAAAATAAACATCGCTCAGGTGGAAGGCTACATTCGACAGGTGATTGGATGGAGAGAATATATGAGAGGGATCTATTGGGCAAAGATGCCTGATTATGCAGAAAAGAATTTCTTCGAGCATGATAGAAAACTACCAGATTTCTACTGGACGGGGGAGACCAAAATGAAGTGTATGGAGAAGTCTATAAAACAATCTTTATCTGATGCATACGCTCATCATATCCAACGCTTGATGGTGACTGGAAACTTTGCATTACTAAACATGACTAATCCTGCTGAGGTGGATAAATGGTATCTGGGAATTTATATTGATGCAATAGAATGGGTAGAAATAACCAACACAAGAGGAATGAGCCAATTTGCAGATGGAGGAATCGTAGGCTCTAAACCCTATCTTGCTAGTGCTAATTATATGCATAAAATGAGTAATTATTGCTCCAATTGTTTCTATGACCACAAGAAGAAAGTAGGAGAAAAAGCTTGTCCTTTTAATAGTCTCTACTGGAACTTCTATAATACACACAGGGATAAACTGAAAAAAAACCAGCGAGTTTCGATGATGTACAGGACCTGGGATAAAAAATCCGATCAAGAGAAACATAAATTATTAGAACAAGCAGATTACTATTTAGAACACGTTAATGAGCTTTAA